A window from Gottschalkiaceae bacterium SANA encodes these proteins:
- a CDS encoding BMP family ABC transporter substrate-binding protein: MKKLTALFVVVLMSVSFFAGCTQNNSAAETESPAVEENDNLVKVVLLTSSGGLGDRSFNDAAYKGLKRAEEELGAEIKVIEPQSSADYLQSLKTAASLGYDLVMTVGNDWADALETVMPNYPDIKFGGVNLKTEADNLAVAKFSDHEGSYLAGALAAQMTESGTIGVIGGMDIPAIKRFVIGFEEGAKYANPDVVIIPTYVGSFADPNKGKEFALQLINEGADVIYHVAGKTGEGLFAAVKENEEVYAIGVDQDQDYIVEGKILTSMIKRVDVAVFDFAKQVKEGNYSSGIHVYGVAENGVSLSEMTYTKELISTEILDSIETIRQEIIDGTIEVTDLFEQ, from the coding sequence ATGAAGAAATTAACGGCTTTATTTGTAGTGGTATTGATGAGTGTATCTTTCTTTGCGGGTTGCACACAAAACAATTCAGCGGCAGAGACCGAAAGCCCTGCAGTTGAGGAAAACGATAACTTGGTCAAGGTGGTTTTGTTGACATCTTCAGGTGGTTTGGGTGATCGTTCATTTAACGATGCGGCCTATAAGGGATTGAAACGAGCAGAAGAAGAGTTGGGTGCAGAGATCAAGGTAATTGAACCCCAGTCATCTGCCGATTACTTACAATCATTAAAAACAGCTGCTAGTTTGGGTTATGATCTTGTTATGACCGTAGGAAATGATTGGGCTGATGCATTGGAAACCGTGATGCCGAACTATCCCGATATTAAATTTGGTGGCGTGAATTTGAAAACAGAAGCAGATAATCTAGCAGTGGCTAAGTTTAGTGACCATGAGGGCAGTTATCTTGCAGGTGCCTTGGCAGCACAGATGACAGAGTCGGGAACGATTGGTGTGATTGGCGGCATGGACATCCCGGCAATTAAGCGATTTGTTATTGGTTTTGAGGAAGGTGCAAAATATGCGAATCCAGATGTAGTGATTATTCCAACCTATGTAGGATCGTTTGCAGATCCAAATAAAGGTAAAGAGTTTGCTCTTCAGTTGATTAATGAAGGTGCCGATGTAATCTATCATGTTGCGGGGAAAACGGGTGAAGGTTTGTTTGCGGCAGTGAAAGAGAATGAAGAAGTATATGCCATAGGTGTTGATCAGGATCAAGATTATATCGTGGAAGGTAAGATTCTAACCAGTATGATTAAGCGTGTGGATGTTGCAGTGTTTGATTTTGCCAAACAAGTTAAAGAAGGAAATTATTCATCGGGCATTCATGTATATGGAGTCGCAGAAAACGGGGTATCGTTGAGTGAAATGACCTATACAAAAGAGTTGATTTCTACAGAAATTTTAGATAGCATTGAAACCATTCGTCAAGAAATTATTGATGGAACGATAGAGGTTACAGACTTATTCGAACAATAA
- a CDS encoding ABC transporter ATP-binding protein, with product MGLAIEMIDICKAFPGTLANDQVSIRVEKGSVMCLVGENGAGKSTLMNILYGLLQPDSGEIRINEKRVQFHSSLDALNEKIGMVHQHFMLVEEISVLENIILGREPGKSQMIDYALARKEIEELMKKNGMPIPLDVLVSDLPVGMQQKVEIIKVLYRGAEILILDEPTAVLTPQETDELFNNIERISAMGKTFIFITHKLDEVIRVSDFIIVMRRGKVVEQVKTKDTNKYALAELMVGKEIPPVRDRVKKDGREVMRLREINCHDKKGRSLLKDINLSIHQGEIVGVAGISGNGQQALAQTISGQILPNSGVISYEGQDFSRVKRRERLSKGISYMPADRKKDGLCMEWSIAENSIAGYHMLDKFVKKIAGIHFINESQMNENAKEMIKRFDIRTPSHKTMVSALSGGNQQKVVIARETYVQKPKLLIAAEPTRGVDIGAISFIHNYIMELRNEDTAGLLISSDLDEIFALSDTIVVLFEGEIVCHVKASQITKEELGLYMAGSKRQEYEYES from the coding sequence ATGGGATTAGCAATTGAAATGATCGATATTTGCAAAGCATTTCCGGGCACGTTAGCCAATGATCAGGTCTCTATCCGAGTGGAAAAAGGGTCTGTTATGTGTTTAGTTGGAGAGAATGGTGCGGGCAAATCGACATTGATGAATATTTTATATGGCTTGTTACAGCCTGATTCTGGTGAAATTAGAATCAATGAAAAACGCGTGCAGTTTCATTCCAGTTTGGATGCATTAAATGAAAAAATTGGTATGGTCCATCAACATTTTATGTTGGTGGAAGAAATTAGCGTATTGGAAAATATTATTTTGGGAAGAGAACCTGGTAAATCTCAGATGATTGATTATGCATTGGCACGAAAAGAAATTGAAGAATTGATGAAAAAGAATGGCATGCCGATACCCTTGGATGTCTTGGTAAGTGATTTACCAGTGGGAATGCAACAAAAGGTGGAGATTATCAAGGTACTATATCGTGGAGCGGAGATCTTAATTTTAGATGAACCGACAGCGGTTTTGACGCCACAGGAAACGGACGAGCTATTTAATAATATTGAACGAATCTCAGCTATGGGCAAGACTTTTATTTTTATCACCCATAAGTTAGATGAGGTAATTCGGGTTTCGGATTTTATTATCGTGATGCGTCGCGGCAAGGTAGTGGAGCAAGTAAAAACAAAAGACACCAATAAATATGCATTGGCAGAGTTAATGGTGGGAAAAGAAATTCCTCCGGTTCGAGACAGGGTAAAAAAAGATGGTCGTGAAGTTATGCGCTTGCGAGAGATCAATTGTCATGATAAAAAGGGTCGGTCCTTGTTGAAAGATATTAATCTGTCCATCCATCAGGGCGAGATTGTCGGTGTGGCGGGCATTTCCGGGAATGGACAACAAGCTTTGGCACAAACGATATCAGGCCAAATCCTACCGAATTCCGGCGTGATTAGCTATGAAGGCCAGGATTTTTCACGGGTGAAACGACGAGAAAGATTGAGCAAAGGCATCAGTTATATGCCAGCGGATCGAAAGAAAGATGGGCTGTGCATGGAATGGTCTATCGCGGAAAATAGCATTGCTGGCTATCATATGCTTGATAAATTTGTAAAAAAGATTGCTGGTATTCACTTTATCAATGAGTCTCAGATGAATGAAAATGCGAAAGAGATGATCAAACGGTTTGATATTCGAACGCCGAGTCATAAAACGATGGTAAGCGCCTTATCAGGTGGCAATCAGCAGAAGGTAGTCATTGCTCGGGAGACCTATGTGCAAAAGCCAAAGCTATTAATTGCCGCGGAACCCACTCGGGGTGTAGATATTGGGGCGATCAGTTTTATTCACAATTACATTATGGAACTTCGCAATGAAGACACGGCTGGTCTTTTGATCTCTTCGGATTTGGATGAGATATTTGCTTTAAGCGATACGATTGTTGTACTTTTTGAGGGCGAAATCGTTTGTCATGTAAAAGCGAGCCAAATTACTAAAGAAGAACTGGGCCTATATATGGCGGGGTCTAAAAGACAGGAGTATGAATATGAATCGTAA
- the deoC gene encoding deoxyribose-phosphate aldolase, whose translation MKLNKMIDHTILKANVRRAEVERVCKEALAYDFASVCVNTCHVEFVAKQLAKSDVKTCVVVGFPLGAMITEAKAYEAKIAVEKGADEVDMVINVGALKDGSLELVEADIHAVVQAAKPALVKVIIEACLLTDEEKIEACQAAVKAGADFVKTSTGFSTGGATAEDIALMRKTVGPELGVKASGGVRTKEDVEKMIEAGASRIGASASIAIVEGKKNESTGY comes from the coding sequence ATGAAATTAAACAAAATGATTGATCACACAATTTTGAAGGCGAATGTAAGGCGAGCAGAGGTTGAACGTGTATGTAAGGAAGCGTTGGCGTATGATTTTGCATCGGTTTGTGTGAATACTTGCCATGTGGAATTTGTAGCCAAACAATTGGCAAAAAGCGATGTAAAAACTTGTGTGGTTGTTGGTTTCCCATTGGGCGCAATGATTACAGAAGCGAAGGCCTATGAAGCTAAAATTGCTGTAGAGAAAGGCGCAGATGAAGTTGATATGGTTATTAATGTGGGTGCGTTGAAAGATGGTAGTCTTGAATTGGTTGAGGCTGATATTCATGCCGTTGTTCAAGCAGCAAAGCCTGCCTTGGTCAAAGTGATTATTGAAGCGTGCTTACTAACAGATGAAGAAAAGATTGAAGCCTGCCAAGCGGCTGTGAAGGCCGGTGCAGATTTCGTGAAGACATCCACAGGCTTTTCAACAGGTGGTGCGACTGCTGAAGATATTGCATTAATGAGAAAAACGGTTGGACCAGAATTAGGAGTTAAAGCATCCGGTGGGGTTCGAACCAAAGAAGATGTTGAGAAAATGATTGAAGCCGGTGCATCAAGAATTGGTGCCAGTGCCTCAATCGCAATTGTTGAAGGTAAAAAAAACGAGTCAACAGGATACTAG
- a CDS encoding ABC transporter permease — protein MEMMTMVLETTLRLLPAILFASLGGLITQRIKLVNLGLEGFMLIGAFIAVAVSYYTGSAMIAVLVTVLCCGLMGLFFAVFNLRFKADNIVMSVAINMFALGITKYFMNLLFGVRGAFSAPEIVGLPKLRLVFLDGIPILSAFSNLSVFVYLALILVLVTHIILYRTKIGLRIRATGPNPMAVETAGIGVYRLKCWVVTVSGMLCGLGGAYLSLGQLTMFTDNMTNGRGFVAMAASNFGNAAPIGTFWGAALFSFSDAVTMRAQLYGFPPQLIQMLPYVVTVLTLIAMAIVKERRMKRGISHG, from the coding sequence ATGGAAATGATGACAATGGTACTAGAAACAACCCTTCGTTTATTGCCAGCGATTCTCTTTGCTAGTTTGGGTGGATTGATCACCCAACGTATTAAATTAGTTAATCTTGGTTTAGAAGGTTTCATGCTGATCGGCGCATTTATTGCGGTTGCAGTCAGTTATTATACGGGATCAGCAATGATTGCTGTTTTGGTTACCGTTCTTTGTTGCGGACTGATGGGTCTATTTTTTGCGGTATTTAACTTGAGATTTAAGGCGGATAATATTGTAATGTCGGTTGCGATCAATATGTTTGCCCTAGGTATTACGAAATACTTTATGAACCTTCTCTTTGGGGTGCGGGGTGCATTTTCGGCGCCAGAAATTGTTGGCTTGCCAAAATTACGTCTCGTATTTCTTGATGGTATTCCGATTTTATCTGCCTTTTCAAATCTATCTGTATTTGTGTACTTGGCACTAATTCTTGTTCTTGTCACTCATATCATCCTGTATCGTACCAAGATCGGACTTCGCATCCGTGCAACAGGACCTAATCCTATGGCGGTTGAAACAGCAGGGATTGGCGTTTATCGATTAAAATGCTGGGTTGTGACGGTGAGTGGCATGCTCTGTGGCTTGGGTGGCGCCTATCTATCCCTAGGTCAATTGACTATGTTCACGGACAATATGACCAATGGAAGAGGTTTTGTAGCCATGGCGGCATCAAACTTTGGAAATGCGGCACCAATCGGCACCTTTTGGGGAGCAGCTTTGTTTAGCTTTTCTGATGCGGTGACCATGCGGGCGCAGCTTTACGGTTTTCCGCCGCAATTGATTCAAATGTTACCCTACGTAGTAACTGTTTTAACACTGATTGCAATGGCAATCGTTAAGGAAAGAAGAATGAAAAGAGGAATCAGCCATGGGTAA
- a CDS encoding pyrimidine-nucleoside phosphorylase, with product MRMYDIIMKKRNGGELTREEINFFIEGYTKGEIPDYQVSALMMAIYFKKMNTRETAELTQAMVESGEIMDLTSIHGIKVDKHSTGGVGDTTTLIVGPIVAAAGVPVAKMSGRGLGHTGGTIDKLESFAGFQVDIPIEKFIGNVNEIGIALAGQTANLAPADKKLYALRDVTATVDNLSLIAGSIMSKKIASGADAIVLDVKTGSGAFMKTEDDSFALARAMVDIGTHTKRNTIAVVTDMDQPLGYAIGNALEVKEAIDVLNGKGPEDLRELCLTLASQMLVLGEKAETDQDARVILEEIIESGKGLQKFADFVEAQGGDPEWVKNPNLLPTAMKEIPVLARQSGVVESIEAESVGIAALLLGAGRETKASEIDLAVGILLKKKIGDPIEAGQALAVLHVNDEAKVEEATARLLKAYGIAESADAPKLIKGIVRSNETIKL from the coding sequence ATGAGAATGTACGATATCATTATGAAGAAACGAAACGGCGGAGAGTTGACTAGAGAAGAGATTAATTTCTTTATCGAAGGATATACCAAGGGTGAAATTCCTGATTATCAAGTATCGGCACTGATGATGGCGATTTACTTTAAAAAAATGAATACCCGGGAAACCGCGGAATTGACCCAAGCCATGGTGGAGAGTGGAGAGATTATGGACTTGACGTCAATTCATGGAATCAAGGTTGACAAGCACAGCACGGGTGGTGTTGGCGATACGACGACCTTGATCGTGGGTCCCATTGTGGCGGCAGCAGGTGTGCCGGTTGCCAAGATGTCTGGCCGTGGCCTAGGGCATACGGGTGGAACGATCGATAAACTGGAATCCTTTGCGGGCTTCCAGGTGGATATTCCCATCGAAAAGTTTATTGGTAATGTCAATGAGATTGGCATCGCTTTGGCGGGTCAAACAGCCAACCTGGCTCCGGCTGACAAGAAGTTGTACGCGCTCCGTGATGTGACGGCAACTGTTGATAATCTGTCCTTGATTGCAGGAAGCATAATGAGCAAGAAGATTGCTTCAGGTGCGGACGCCATTGTTTTGGATGTAAAAACCGGGAGCGGCGCCTTTATGAAAACAGAAGATGATTCTTTTGCTTTGGCACGGGCCATGGTGGATATTGGAACCCATACAAAACGAAATACCATAGCCGTTGTTACCGACATGGATCAACCTTTGGGTTATGCCATCGGCAATGCATTGGAAGTCAAAGAAGCGATTGATGTGCTCAATGGCAAAGGACCGGAAGATTTACGGGAATTGTGTCTGACTTTGGCCAGCCAAATGTTGGTACTGGGTGAGAAAGCAGAAACCGACCAGGATGCAAGGGTGATCCTGGAAGAAATTATCGAATCCGGCAAAGGCCTGCAAAAATTTGCGGATTTTGTAGAGGCGCAAGGTGGAGATCCGGAGTGGGTGAAAAATCCGAATCTTTTGCCGACAGCGATGAAAGAGATTCCTGTATTGGCAAGGCAATCCGGGGTTGTTGAAAGCATCGAAGCAGAAAGTGTGGGCATTGCAGCCCTGTTGTTGGGAGCGGGACGTGAAACGAAAGCATCAGAAATTGATTTGGCGGTCGGTATCCTACTTAAGAAAAAAATTGGCGATCCTATTGAGGCGGGTCAAGCCCTGGCGGTACTTCATGTGAATGATGAAGCTAAAGTGGAGGAAGCGACTGCGAGACTGTTAAAAGCCTATGGAATTGCTGAATCGGCAGACGCGCCTAAATTGATTAAAGGGATTGTAAGATCCAATGAAACGATAAAATTGTAA
- a CDS encoding cytidine deaminase, which produces MNIQALAKQALEAQKMSYSPYSKFRVGAALLTKSGKVFTGCNIESASYTPTICAERAAIAKAVSEGEREFEAIAVTGDGEWTYPCGVCRQVMREFAPDLLVIVVKSETEYREHRLSELLPYSFGPEDLTEAKGE; this is translated from the coding sequence ATGAACATTCAGGCATTGGCTAAGCAAGCTTTGGAAGCGCAAAAAATGTCATATTCACCATATTCAAAATTCCGTGTGGGTGCAGCCCTTTTGACAAAATCGGGGAAAGTTTTTACGGGCTGTAATATTGAGTCTGCTTCTTATACCCCTACGATTTGCGCGGAACGAGCAGCCATTGCTAAAGCGGTTTCTGAAGGAGAGCGTGAATTTGAGGCAATTGCAGTTACCGGCGATGGAGAGTGGACTTATCCTTGCGGGGTGTGCCGTCAAGTTATGCGGGAATTCGCACCGGATTTATTGGTGATTGTTGTAAAATCAGAAACCGAGTATCGAGAACATCGATTGTCTGAACTATTGCCTTATAGCTTTGGACCAGAAGATTTAACAGAAGCGAAGGGGGAATAG
- a CDS encoding branched-chain amino acid aminotransferase, giving the protein MKIIKRQLLKDKPDFSKLGFGKIFTDYMFVMDYEEGKGWIDPRIEPYGPITLDPSAMVLHYGQETFEGLKAYKADNGDIRMFRVKDNLARMNRSNDRMGMPAIDENYVFDAIKTLVDLERDWVPNLPETSLYVRPFMFAIDPFLGVRAAKQYKFMVILSPVGAYYPEGMNPTKIFVEDEYIRAALGGVGEAKTGGNYAASIKAYEKAHEAGYSQILWLDGIERKYVEEAGTSNAFFKIDGRVITAPLEGTILPGITRDSAIRIMREWGFEVDERRLSIDEVYEADRKGLLEEVFATGTAAVISPIGSLTYKGDTVTINQMNIGSLTKKLYDTITGIQYGNIEDPFEWITIF; this is encoded by the coding sequence ATGAAAATCATCAAGAGACAACTACTGAAGGATAAGCCTGATTTTTCAAAGTTGGGTTTTGGCAAGATTTTTACCGATTACATGTTTGTCATGGATTATGAAGAGGGGAAAGGCTGGATTGATCCGCGGATTGAACCCTATGGACCAATTACATTAGATCCTTCGGCGATGGTTCTTCACTATGGGCAAGAAACATTTGAAGGATTAAAAGCTTATAAGGCGGACAATGGCGATATTCGTATGTTCCGTGTAAAGGACAATTTAGCGCGGATGAACAGATCCAACGATCGAATGGGCATGCCGGCTATTGATGAAAATTACGTTTTTGATGCCATCAAAACTTTGGTGGATTTGGAGCGAGACTGGGTTCCTAATTTACCGGAAACCTCTTTGTATGTACGTCCCTTTATGTTTGCAATCGATCCTTTCTTGGGGGTTCGGGCAGCAAAACAGTATAAGTTTATGGTCATTTTATCGCCCGTAGGAGCCTACTATCCAGAAGGAATGAATCCGACCAAGATCTTTGTGGAAGATGAATACATACGTGCAGCTTTGGGTGGTGTTGGAGAAGCCAAAACCGGTGGAAATTATGCCGCTAGCATCAAGGCGTATGAAAAAGCGCATGAAGCGGGGTATTCTCAAATCTTGTGGCTTGATGGAATTGAGCGCAAGTATGTGGAAGAGGCTGGAACGAGCAACGCCTTCTTTAAGATCGATGGTCGTGTGATTACAGCTCCTTTAGAAGGTACCATCCTACCGGGGATTACACGGGACTCGGCCATTCGAATTATGCGGGAATGGGGATTTGAAGTGGATGAACGCCGACTGAGTATTGACGAGGTTTATGAAGCAGACCGCAAAGGTCTGCTAGAGGAAGTATTTGCAACTGGAACGGCAGCGGTTATTTCTCCTATTGGTTCCTTAACCTATAAGGGCGATACCGTTACCATTAATCAGATGAATATTGGTTCATTGACTAAGAAGTTGTATGATACCATAACAGGCATTCAATATGGTAACATTGAAGATCCATTTGAGTGGATTACTATATTTTAG
- a CDS encoding ABC transporter permease: MNRKVETAIKSIGKPLFAIFVSLLIGALLIIPTGTSPLEAYGILFMGAFGSWQGITTSLAYATPLLFTGLGAAYAFRAGVFNIGLEGQMYFGAIAAALVGVYAKALPGPIHILLCIGAAMLAGMLWSIIPAILKIRYNIGVFITYIMFNNIAQLFSDYLAAYPFKGELSIAATYKVSEKVFLPKLAGEMIDLNFGFILAIILAVALYFLLFKTQFGYESRAAGINAGFTEYMGVNAVKKMLIVVMISGGIAGLAGAEQVLGVTHRYMSGFSPGFGYTGITVALLARTNPLACIITAIFFGALNNGAIQMEIFTNISRDLVTSIQAIMIIFIAADFAWKKRKTTKKQDEQKAESKKEVA, encoded by the coding sequence ATGAATCGTAAAGTCGAGACTGCAATTAAAAGTATTGGGAAACCCTTGTTTGCAATTTTTGTGTCTCTATTAATTGGCGCGCTATTGATTATTCCAACGGGAACATCGCCATTGGAAGCCTACGGTATTTTGTTTATGGGCGCTTTTGGTTCTTGGCAAGGAATTACGACAAGCTTGGCCTATGCAACACCTTTGTTGTTTACGGGTTTGGGGGCGGCCTACGCTTTTCGGGCGGGAGTCTTTAATATTGGTTTAGAAGGACAAATGTACTTTGGTGCCATTGCTGCAGCTTTGGTGGGCGTTTATGCAAAGGCGTTGCCTGGTCCGATACATATTCTTTTGTGTATAGGGGCAGCGATGTTGGCCGGTATGCTTTGGTCTATTATCCCAGCAATTTTGAAAATCAGATATAATATCGGGGTTTTTATTACCTATATTATGTTCAATAATATCGCCCAATTATTCTCTGATTACCTAGCCGCCTATCCTTTCAAAGGGGAATTGTCGATTGCGGCGACCTATAAGGTCAGTGAAAAGGTATTTTTGCCAAAATTGGCTGGTGAAATGATCGACTTGAATTTTGGATTTATTCTTGCAATTATCTTGGCTGTTGCTTTGTATTTCTTGCTCTTTAAAACGCAATTTGGTTATGAAAGCCGAGCGGCTGGCATTAACGCTGGTTTTACGGAGTATATGGGCGTAAATGCGGTTAAAAAGATGTTGATTGTGGTGATGATCAGTGGCGGTATTGCTGGGCTGGCGGGTGCTGAACAGGTATTGGGAGTCACACATCGTTATATGAGCGGATTTTCTCCAGGATTTGGCTATACGGGAATTACTGTGGCCCTATTGGCAAGAACCAACCCGTTGGCTTGTATCATTACGGCGATTTTCTTTGGTGCCTTGAATAATGGCGCCATACAAATGGAAATATTTACGAATATTTCAAGGGACTTGGTTACCTCGATTCAAGCAATTATGATTATTTTTATTGCAGCGGATTTTGCTTGGAAAAAAAGAAAAACGACAAAAAAGCAAGACGAGCAGAAAGCTGAGTCTAAGAAGGAGGTCGCATAA
- a CDS encoding AI-2E family transporter has product MKIQKKLYRWILIAVATLILFYRYPILETGLKVIGLLLNAAFIAYLLDTLVRIPMQKLKWGRKTSVLTTLVVLVLVVVLIVTFVVPGLSESFQSLSELFAGNRLAEINAEARAWIAKLGIPLIDSAVLTIQVSFEKLMSSAGFFSGASLSQGFSTLLNFTSSVATLMIALVLGLYMLADKEELLSTFSHWSDAFMEPERKAFWTKALRKADDCFVQYFVGKLLASMVMGFLVGVTLAIFKVPYAAVIGMLAGVGNMIPYIGSLLAGLLAIAITVSIGIREVVIVVIAILAAQQVDGLILSPLILSDRVGVRPVWVLAAVTVGGYVAGLMGIFLSVPAAVFFKWLMDEEAERRRALRPGYEMEGEDENHQETTTEG; this is encoded by the coding sequence ATGAAAATACAGAAAAAACTTTACAGATGGATACTCATTGCGGTAGCAACTTTAATTTTGTTTTACCGATATCCAATATTAGAAACAGGTCTAAAGGTTATTGGACTGTTATTAAATGCCGCATTTATTGCCTATTTATTGGATACACTGGTTAGAATTCCCATGCAAAAGTTAAAATGGGGACGGAAAACAAGTGTGTTGACGACACTGGTAGTATTGGTTTTGGTGGTTGTGCTAATTGTGACCTTTGTTGTACCTGGTTTATCTGAAAGCTTTCAAAGCTTGAGCGAGTTATTTGCAGGGAATAGGCTAGCTGAAATCAATGCGGAAGCACGGGCGTGGATTGCCAAATTAGGGATCCCTTTGATTGATTCTGCCGTTTTGACCATTCAGGTTTCTTTCGAGAAACTGATGAGTTCAGCTGGATTTTTCTCGGGTGCATCTTTGAGCCAGGGATTTTCTACCTTATTGAATTTTACGTCAAGCGTAGCGACGCTGATGATTGCTTTGGTATTGGGTTTGTATATGCTTGCTGATAAAGAAGAGTTGCTGTCCACTTTTAGTCATTGGAGTGACGCTTTTATGGAGCCAGAACGAAAAGCATTTTGGACGAAAGCACTCAGAAAAGCAGATGATTGCTTTGTTCAGTATTTTGTTGGAAAGCTATTGGCCTCCATGGTGATGGGCTTTCTGGTTGGGGTTACCTTGGCAATCTTTAAGGTTCCATATGCGGCAGTGATTGGCATGTTGGCCGGAGTTGGAAATATGATTCCTTATATTGGATCTTTACTAGCAGGATTATTAGCGATTGCCATTACGGTTTCGATTGGAATTCGAGAGGTGGTTATTGTTGTAATTGCCATATTAGCGGCTCAACAGGTGGATGGATTGATATTAAGTCCCTTGATTTTAAGTGATCGAGTGGGTGTTCGGCCCGTATGGGTTTTAGCGGCGGTAACGGTAGGTGGTTACGTGGCAGGATTAATGGGAATCTTCCTAAGTGTTCCTGCAGCCGTATTCTTTAAATGGCTTATGGATGAAGAGGCGGAGCGCAGACGTGCGTTGCGTCCAGGGTATGAAATGGAGGGTGAAGATGAAAATCATCAAGAGACAACTACTGAAGGATAA
- a CDS encoding SPASM domain-containing protein, with protein MSISFLIKPASSSCNMRCTYCFYADVTDHREIKNYGIMSEETTEVVIIRAFEAAKRQITFAFQGGEPTLAGLDFFKNWVKLTKKHNTKKLPVHFAIQTNGMAIDQEWATFFHNNRFLVGISLDGPKEIHDHYRILSDGSGSYKKVLQAIDWLKKEHVDFNILSVVNQTVAKHPTKVYNFFKKQGFQYLQFIPCLDDLGQAQGTNPLSVTSERYGQFLIQLFDLWYRDWKAGSPVSIRMFDNVLQILLTGQPESCDMNGHCTVNAVVEADGSVYPCDFYVTDSWKLGNLHDSSLAELSQIPLATTFVEESLHTDPACKTCNHLHVCRGGCKRHKEPKVNGHYQSNIFCSAYKKFYDATATRFLEIARTETGR; from the coding sequence ATGTCTATATCCTTTTTAATCAAACCAGCATCCAGCTCTTGCAATATGCGTTGCACCTATTGCTTTTACGCCGATGTGACAGACCATAGAGAAATCAAAAACTACGGCATTATGTCTGAAGAAACGACTGAGGTTGTCATAATCCGCGCTTTTGAAGCCGCAAAACGGCAGATTACCTTCGCCTTCCAGGGGGGTGAACCAACTCTAGCCGGTCTTGATTTCTTCAAAAACTGGGTGAAACTTACGAAAAAACACAATACGAAGAAACTGCCCGTACACTTTGCTATTCAAACCAATGGCATGGCCATCGATCAAGAATGGGCAACGTTTTTTCACAACAACCGATTTCTTGTCGGCATCTCTCTTGATGGTCCCAAGGAGATTCATGACCACTACCGGATTCTTTCAGATGGCTCTGGAAGTTATAAAAAGGTCCTACAGGCAATCGACTGGTTAAAAAAAGAACACGTGGATTTCAACATCCTTTCCGTTGTTAATCAAACCGTTGCCAAGCATCCGACCAAGGTTTATAACTTCTTCAAGAAGCAGGGTTTTCAGTATTTGCAATTCATTCCCTGCTTGGATGATTTAGGCCAGGCCCAAGGCACCAACCCCTTGTCGGTTACCTCGGAACGTTACGGTCAATTCCTTATTCAACTTTTCGACTTATGGTACCGAGATTGGAAAGCTGGTTCGCCCGTCAGCATTCGCATGTTCGACAATGTCCTACAGATCTTATTGACTGGACAGCCTGAGAGCTGCGATATGAACGGCCACTGCACGGTCAATGCCGTGGTGGAAGCTGACGGTTCCGTCTATCCTTGCGATTTCTATGTAACTGATTCCTGGAAATTGGGCAACCTTCACGATTCCTCTTTGGCTGAACTTTCTCAAATTCCATTGGCCACCACCTTTGTTGAGGAGTCTTTGCATACGGACCCCGCATGTAAAACCTGCAATCACCTTCATGTCTGCCGCGGGGGCTGCAAGCGCCACAAGGAACCTAAAGTAAACGGTCATTACCAGTCCAACATTTTCTGTTCTGCCTACAAAAAATTCTATGATGCCACGGCAACACGGTTTCTGGAAATCGCACGGACAGAAACAGGAAGATAA